The following are from one region of the Neurospora crassa OR74A linkage group III, whole genome shotgun sequence genome:
- the acw-9 gene encoding ACW-9, producing the protein MRFSAAALVMAGAVLAEDAAQSTVYQTDYVTITSCAPTVTNCPARSTVVTSSVYPVTTSTIYSTSVRTITQCPPSVPNCPAQSTQVVTETVPVATTVRPVTETSVAAIGSSSSAAFSNGTTMAPAPTQPAGTGVPPTTLSTAAPVAPAPEQCGHSVKTISTQITTVIPTVIYETVDVPCATASVVVPPANPPASPSGGFAPPAGNGTVPTTGSPSPSAPVTAGAGAMTGSALLAAAAGLLTVFLA; encoded by the coding sequence ATGCGTTTCTCCGCTGCTGCTCTTGTCATGGCCGGTGCCGTCCTCGCTGAGGATGCTGCCCAGTCCACTGTCTACCAGACCGACTATGTCACCATCACCTCGTGCGCCCCCACGGTGACCAACTGCCCTGCTCGCAGCACCGTCGTCACCTCGTCGGTCTACCCcgtcaccacctccaccatctACAGCACCTCGGTCCGCACCATCACCCAGTGCCCTCCCTCGGTCCCCAACTGCCCGGCCCAGTCCACCCAGGTCGTCACCGAGACCGTCCCTGTTGCGACCACCGTCCGCCCTGTGACTGAGACCTCCGTTGCCGCCATTGGTTCCAGCTCCTCCGCTGCCTTCTCCAACGGCACCACCATGGCTCCCGCCCCTACCCAGCCCGCTGGCACTGGCGTCCCTCCCACCACCCTGAGCACTGCTGCTCCCGTTGCCCCCGCTCCTGAGCAGTGCGGCCACTCCGTCAAGACCATCTCCACCCAGATCACCACCGTCATCCCCACCGTGATCTACGAGACCGTTGACGTGCCCTGCGCCACCGCCTCGGTTGTCGTCCCCCCCGCCAACCCCCCCGCCAGCCCCTCCGGCGGCTTCGCCCCTCCCGCTGGCAACGGCACCGTCCCCACCACCGGCTCCCCCAGCCCCTCGGCTCCCGTCaccgccggtgccg